From one Formosa sediminum genomic stretch:
- a CDS encoding Hsp20/alpha crystallin family protein: MSNLVSVPKNGSLTRNNSNENFPTLSTWLDDIFNRDLPSVFTSNFNTGMTLPKVNIKETADAFIVEMAVPGLKKSDFNIDLDNQMLSISTKTEENKEHKEENYTRREFGYASFKRSFSLPESVDADKIKAKYTDGILNILLPKREEAKQKPARTIEIS; encoded by the coding sequence ATGAGCAATTTAGTTAGTGTTCCTAAAAACGGAAGTTTAACAAGAAACAATTCAAATGAAAACTTCCCTACATTATCGACTTGGTTAGACGATATATTTAACAGAGATCTTCCATCTGTATTTACTTCTAATTTTAATACAGGAATGACTTTACCAAAAGTAAATATTAAAGAAACTGCAGATGCGTTTATTGTTGAAATGGCTGTTCCAGGTCTTAAAAAATCTGATTTTAATATAGATCTAGACAATCAAATGTTATCTATATCGACTAAAACCGAGGAAAACAAAGAGCATAAAGAAGAAAATTATACACGTAGAGAATTTGGTTACGCTTCTTTTAAAAGATCCTTTAGTTTACCAGAAAGTGTTGATGCCGATAAGATTAAAGCAAAATATACCGATGGTATTTTAAATATACTTTTACCTAAACGTGAAGAGGCTAAACAAAAGCCTGCAAGAACAATAGAAATCTCTTAA
- a CDS encoding alanine/glycine:cation symporter family protein — protein MVFLDKLFSEFASFVWGLPLLILLTGGGLYLLAFSKFLPFRFIDHAIQVLRGKYDDPNDPGEISHFQALTTALSATVGMGNIAGVAVAIAIGGPGAVFWMWISAIIGMATKFFTSSLAVMYRGKDSAGQIQGGPMYFIMEGLGKKWKPLAVMFSVCGLVGALPIFNVNQLTQAINDILLAPNQIEVGFTSSLIIGLILVSITSVVILGGIDRISKTASKLVPAMVGLYFVLVLIILVIHIQDVPKYIGLIFSNAFTAQNFKGDNFLGGALGGLILLGIRRAAFSNEAGIGTAPMAHGAAKTAEPIREGLVAMLGPAIDTLLVCTLTALAILVTGVWQTSDANGVSLTASAFNHAIPGIGNYLLLLCIFVFSISSLFSYSYYGSKCMSFLFGADKKHYYNYAYIASIILGATTSLNMMINLIDGFFALMAIPTMLATLLLAPRVLKRVKLYVATLK, from the coding sequence ATGGTCTTTTTAGATAAATTATTCTCAGAATTTGCTTCTTTTGTTTGGGGCTTACCCTTATTAATATTACTTACAGGTGGCGGATTATATCTGCTTGCATTTTCAAAATTTTTGCCTTTCCGTTTTATTGATCATGCCATACAAGTCTTGAGAGGTAAATACGACGACCCTAATGATCCTGGTGAAATTTCGCATTTTCAAGCGCTTACTACAGCATTATCTGCTACTGTTGGTATGGGGAATATAGCAGGCGTGGCTGTAGCGATTGCAATAGGAGGACCAGGAGCCGTATTCTGGATGTGGATTAGTGCTATTATAGGTATGGCAACTAAGTTTTTTACATCTTCTTTGGCTGTAATGTATCGTGGTAAAGATAGTGCCGGCCAAATACAAGGTGGACCTATGTATTTTATTATGGAAGGTCTAGGAAAAAAATGGAAACCATTAGCGGTTATGTTTAGTGTATGTGGTTTAGTTGGGGCATTACCTATTTTTAATGTTAATCAATTAACTCAGGCCATAAACGATATTTTGCTAGCTCCAAATCAAATAGAAGTTGGTTTTACTTCCAGTTTAATAATCGGATTAATATTAGTCTCTATAACAAGTGTTGTTATTCTAGGAGGTATAGATCGCATAAGTAAAACTGCATCTAAATTAGTTCCTGCAATGGTAGGATTGTATTTTGTTTTGGTGTTAATTATATTAGTTATTCATATTCAAGATGTGCCAAAATATATTGGATTAATTTTCTCTAATGCTTTTACAGCTCAGAATTTTAAAGGCGATAATTTCTTAGGTGGAGCTTTAGGCGGATTGATTTTATTAGGAATTAGACGCGCTGCATTTTCAAACGAGGCAGGTATTGGAACTGCACCAATGGCTCATGGGGCAGCTAAAACGGCAGAACCTATTCGTGAGGGTTTAGTCGCTATGCTAGGACCTGCAATAGATACTTTGTTGGTTTGTACTCTAACCGCATTGGCTATATTAGTTACAGGAGTTTGGCAAACCTCAGATGCTAATGGAGTGAGTTTAACAGCTTCAGCGTTTAACCATGCCATTCCTGGTATTGGAAACTATTTGTTACTTCTTTGTATTTTTGTATTTAGTATTTCATCTCTATTTTCATATTCGTATTACGGTTCTAAATGCATGTCTTTTTTGTTTGGAGCAGATAAAAAACATTATTATAACTATGCATACATTGCAAGTATAATTTTAGGAGCAACAACGTCTTTAAATATGATGATTAACCTTATAGATGGCTTTTTTGCATTAATGGCTATTCCAACGATGTTGGCAACATTACTTTTAGCACCTCGTGTTTTAAAACGCGTAAAACTTTATGTTGCTACACTTAAATAA
- a CDS encoding heparan-alpha-glucosaminide N-acetyltransferase domain-containing protein: MKDNRLYFLDAVRAFAILMMLQGHFIDGLLAAEYKSSSHTIFNIWADLRGNTAPTFFTITGLVVMFLLKKAETKHTERFRVKKNMKRGISLIAIGYALRIPIFHWLSGHFNSYFLVIDVLQIIGLSLLLLNGLYLLLKTKPKVLPLVLIAIGTLIFVTEPLYRNLTLPHVPDIFVNYLTKENGSVFNIFPWFGYVAFGGAVGIFFEKFQIKENFKTVTIYSLLVGGLFLCYLSSMTLELLYILTDINLFYDAANYNYLFSRLGSVAITFGIFYACEAYLKHPLISKLGNNTLSIYVVHFIILYGSFTGIGLYNYLHQTLDPFSAFFGALIFMVIICSMVLQEDKIKAFLSTKTKKALGFIKLNTVTRIRLHRR; this comes from the coding sequence TTGAAAGACAACCGGTTATATTTTCTAGACGCTGTAAGGGCTTTTGCTATATTAATGATGCTACAAGGGCATTTTATTGATGGACTATTAGCGGCTGAGTACAAATCGTCTTCGCACACGATTTTTAACATTTGGGCCGACTTAAGAGGTAATACGGCTCCAACATTTTTTACAATCACCGGATTGGTTGTTATGTTTTTACTAAAAAAGGCAGAAACTAAGCATACAGAACGTTTCAGGGTTAAGAAAAATATGAAGCGTGGCATTTCCTTAATAGCTATAGGATATGCTTTAAGAATCCCCATTTTTCATTGGTTATCTGGACATTTTAATAGTTATTTTTTAGTAATAGATGTCTTACAAATCATAGGTCTATCTTTATTGTTATTAAATGGCTTATACCTTTTATTAAAAACAAAACCTAAAGTATTACCTTTAGTTTTAATTGCTATAGGTACACTTATATTTGTTACAGAACCCTTATATCGCAATCTTACATTACCACATGTTCCAGATATTTTTGTTAATTACTTAACTAAAGAAAATGGTTCTGTATTTAACATTTTTCCTTGGTTTGGCTATGTAGCTTTTGGAGGTGCCGTTGGAATCTTTTTTGAAAAATTTCAAATCAAAGAAAACTTTAAAACCGTTACCATTTATAGTTTATTAGTTGGCGGACTTTTTTTATGTTATTTAAGTTCAATGACGCTAGAGCTGCTCTACATACTAACAGATATTAATTTGTTTTACGATGCAGCAAACTATAATTATTTATTTTCCAGATTAGGGTCTGTTGCCATTACATTTGGTATTTTTTACGCTTGTGAAGCGTATTTAAAACATCCTTTAATTTCTAAACTAGGTAATAATACATTATCTATTTATGTGGTACACTTTATAATTCTTTATGGCAGTTTTACAGGCATAGGTCTTTATAATTATTTACACCAAACATTAGACCCCTTTTCAGCGTTTTTTGGAGCTTTGATCTTTATGGTTATTATATGCAGTATGGTATTACAAGAAGACAAAATAAAAGCCTTTTTAAGTACTAAGACTAAAAAGGCTCTGGGCTTTATTAAATTAAATACAGTAACTCGAATAAGATTACATAGACGCTAA
- a CDS encoding phosphoribosylaminoimidazolesuccinocarboxamide synthase, with protein sequence MTITDTNFNFPGQKSLYKGKVRAVYNINNDLLVMIATDRLSAFDVVMPKGIPYKGQILNQIATKFMAQTEDLVPNWLIATPDPNVAVGHLCEPFKVEMVIRGYMSGHAAREYKAGKRMLCGVAMPEGMNENDKFPEPIITPATKAEMGDHDEDISREDIIKKGIVSEADYLVLEDYTRKLFKRGTEIAAERGLILVDTKYEFGKTKEGKIVLIDEIHTPDSSRYFYADGYETRQEKGEPQKQLSKEFVRQWLITNGFQGLEGQTLPHMSDEYIETVSERYIELYENIMGEPFVKADVTNIQERIKTNVENYLASM encoded by the coding sequence ATGACAATTACAGATACTAATTTCAATTTTCCAGGACAGAAGAGTTTGTATAAAGGAAAAGTAAGAGCAGTTTATAATATTAACAACGATTTATTGGTTATGATAGCTACCGATAGATTAAGTGCTTTTGATGTGGTGATGCCTAAAGGAATTCCTTATAAAGGTCAGATTCTAAATCAGATTGCAACAAAATTTATGGCTCAAACCGAAGATTTGGTTCCAAATTGGTTGATTGCAACACCAGATCCTAATGTAGCTGTAGGACATTTATGCGAGCCTTTTAAAGTAGAAATGGTAATTCGTGGTTATATGTCTGGACATGCTGCTCGCGAATATAAAGCTGGAAAACGTATGTTATGTGGTGTGGCTATGCCAGAAGGGATGAACGAGAATGATAAATTTCCAGAACCTATTATTACACCTGCAACCAAAGCAGAAATGGGCGATCATGACGAAGATATTTCTAGAGAAGATATTATAAAAAAAGGGATTGTCTCTGAAGCAGATTATTTAGTGTTAGAAGATTATACACGTAAACTGTTTAAACGAGGTACAGAAATCGCAGCAGAACGTGGTTTAATTTTAGTAGATACAAAATATGAATTTGGTAAAACTAAAGAGGGAAAAATTGTTTTAATAGATGAAATACACACCCCCGATTCTTCACGTTATTTTTATGCAGATGGTTATGAAACACGTCAGGAAAAAGGAGAGCCTCAAAAGCAATTATCTAAAGAATTTGTGCGTCAATGGTTAATTACTAATGGTTTTCAAGGATTAGAAGGACAAACTTTACCACACATGAGCGATGAGTATATAGAAACGGTTAGCGAACGTTATATTGAATTATACGAAAATATTATGGGTGAGCCATTTGTAAAAGCAGATGTAACAAATATACAGGAACGCATTAAAACAAACGTAGAAAATTATTTAGCGTCTATGTAA
- a CDS encoding c-type cytochrome, translated as MSPNLANQGKLIFTSNCINCHKLTDQRLVGPGWAGITNNRRPEWILNMIINTDEMLAHDEEAILQLEDCLTRMPSQDLTLAEARAILEFMRKNDMQQVKQKDGAVHK; from the coding sequence ATTTCTCCAAATCTTGCAAATCAAGGAAAACTTATTTTTACATCAAATTGTATAAATTGTCATAAATTAACAGATCAACGGCTTGTTGGTCCTGGTTGGGCTGGCATAACAAATAATAGACGACCAGAGTGGATCTTAAATATGATTATTAATACAGATGAAATGCTAGCACATGACGAAGAAGCAATCCTGCAATTAGAAGATTGTTTAACACGCATGCCAAGTCAAGATCTTACACTAGCAGAAGCACGTGCTATTTTAGAATTTATGCGTAAAAATGATATGCAACAAGTAAAACAAAAAGATGGTGCTGTACATAAATAA
- a CDS encoding PhoH family protein, which yields MNEIIIELEEITPKEFFGAQNVNIELLKKYFPKLKIVARGNKIKAFGDEELLEEFDRRLTMLLNHFAKYNKLDENTIERVLTSQSSDDYKTSKQSGEVIVHGASGKLIKAQTANQRRLVESMRKNDMVFAIGPAGTGKTYTGVALAVQALKNKEVKRIILTRPAVEAGENLGFLPGDLKEKLDPYMQPLYDALRDMIAPEKLNMYIENGTIQIAPLAFMRGRTLDNAFVILDEGQNTTHAQMKMFLTRMGKNAKFLLTGDPGQVDLPRRTTSGLKEALLVLKNVEGVGMVYLDEKDVIRHQLVKKVIEAYKSIENRG from the coding sequence TTGAACGAAATAATTATTGAACTAGAAGAGATCACTCCAAAAGAATTTTTTGGAGCACAAAACGTAAATATAGAACTCTTAAAAAAATATTTTCCTAAGTTGAAAATTGTTGCCCGTGGGAATAAAATCAAAGCTTTTGGAGACGAAGAACTTTTAGAGGAATTTGATCGCAGGTTAACTATGTTGCTCAATCATTTTGCAAAATACAATAAGTTAGATGAAAATACTATTGAGCGCGTTCTTACAAGTCAGAGTAGCGACGATTATAAAACGTCTAAACAAAGTGGAGAAGTTATAGTACATGGTGCCAGCGGTAAGTTAATTAAGGCTCAAACAGCAAATCAACGCAGGTTGGTAGAAAGTATGCGTAAAAACGATATGGTATTTGCCATTGGTCCTGCAGGAACAGGAAAAACGTATACAGGTGTAGCCTTAGCGGTACAAGCTTTAAAAAACAAAGAAGTAAAGCGTATAATTTTAACACGTCCAGCAGTAGAAGCAGGAGAAAATTTAGGCTTTCTTCCGGGAGATTTAAAAGAAAAGTTAGATCCCTATATGCAACCTCTTTACGATGCATTACGCGATATGATTGCTCCAGAAAAATTAAACATGTATATTGAAAACGGTACCATACAAATTGCACCGTTAGCCTTTATGCGCGGACGTACATTAGATAATGCATTTGTTATTTTAGATGAAGGGCAAAATACAACACATGCACAAATGAAGATGTTTTTAACACGAATGGGAAAAAATGCTAAATTTTTGCTTACTGGTGATCCTGGACAAGTAGATTTGCCAAGACGAACCACTTCGGGGTTAAAAGAAGCGTTGTTAGTGCTTAAAAATGTAGAAGGAGTTGGTATGGTTTATCTCGATGAAAAAGATGTAATTCGCCATCAATTAGTTAAAAAAGTAATTGAAGCATATAAAAGTATTGAAAATAGAGGGTAG
- a CDS encoding SAM hydrolase/SAM-dependent halogenase family protein has protein sequence MAIITLTTDFGEKDHFAGAIKGAIYSELSDVRIVDISHSISPFSISEAAYIIQNAYTSFPKGSIHIIGIDAELNPENKHIAVLLDGHYFICANNGIMSMICTEINPERIVQINIHENIVSSFPVLDVFVKVACHIARGGTLDVVGKRIEDIKPIQNLRPYVNDDQTQIIGSIIYVDNYGNVITNIKRKFFENTQKGRAYKIHARNHRFTTIYNKYSEVVDFTKPPAERQSEGKGLVVFNSSNYLEIAMYKSNTSTVGGASTLMGLKLMDTITVDFLKD, from the coding sequence ATGGCAATAATAACTTTAACTACTGATTTTGGGGAAAAAGATCACTTTGCTGGGGCGATTAAAGGGGCTATCTATAGTGAATTATCTGATGTGAGAATTGTTGATATCTCGCATTCTATATCCCCATTTAGCATCTCTGAAGCGGCATATATCATCCAAAATGCATATACAAGTTTCCCAAAAGGGAGTATTCACATTATAGGAATTGATGCTGAATTAAATCCTGAAAACAAACATATAGCAGTGCTTTTAGATGGGCATTATTTTATCTGTGCCAACAATGGTATTATGAGTATGATTTGTACAGAAATTAATCCTGAACGTATTGTACAAATTAACATACACGAAAATATTGTAAGTAGTTTTCCTGTTTTAGATGTATTTGTAAAAGTGGCCTGCCATATTGCTCGCGGCGGAACTTTGGATGTGGTTGGAAAACGCATAGAAGATATTAAACCTATTCAGAATTTAAGACCTTATGTAAATGACGACCAAACACAAATTATTGGTAGCATTATTTATGTAGATAATTATGGGAATGTTATTACTAATATAAAACGTAAGTTTTTTGAAAACACTCAAAAAGGTCGTGCCTATAAAATTCATGCTAGAAATCATAGATTTACTACTATTTACAATAAATACAGTGAGGTAGTAGATTTTACTAAACCTCCAGCAGAACGTCAGTCTGAGGGTAAAGGTTTAGTCGTTTTTAATTCTTCTAATTATTTAGAAATTGCCATGTATAAAAGTAATACCTCTACCGTTGGTGGAGCCTCTACTTTAATGGGATTAAAATTAATGGATACAATAACTGTAGATTTTTTAAAAGATTAA
- a CDS encoding putative quinol monooxygenase encodes MFVRIVKLSFKPTKVDDFITIFETNKTYIRNFEGCMFLELYRDKTHSNIFFTYSYWSDEAALNTYRHSNLFTSVWTETKQLFNNKPEAWSVDKLVSLP; translated from the coding sequence ATGTTTGTACGCATTGTTAAGCTAAGCTTTAAACCCACGAAAGTAGATGATTTTATAACTATTTTTGAGACAAACAAAACGTATATTCGTAATTTTGAAGGTTGTATGTTTTTAGAATTATATCGCGATAAAACGCACTCAAATATTTTCTTTACTTACAGTTATTGGAGCGATGAAGCTGCTTTAAACACATATCGCCATTCAAATTTATTTACATCGGTATGGACTGAGACAAAACAATTATTTAACAATAAACCTGAAGCGTGGAG